ACGATTGCCTTTATGGAATTCCTCATGATGCTGTCGCTGTTCCTTAGGAACGTTGTCCACTGCTTGTCCTTGTTGTATTCGAGATTGACCTCGAAGGACTTCTGCATATCGGCTACCAGGGTGCAGTCCGATAATGCCACGACGCTGTGGAGGTTGCTGAAGGCCCTCTCGCGGCGTTCCTTCTCGAAATCCATAGGTATTCCGAATACGGAAACGACCTTGCAGCCCTTCTCCCTGGCGCATTTGATGACATCCTTAACCACATCCGTTCCCAGCTCTCCTCCGAGAATCGTGAAGGTCAGACAGATGCGCTTGTCATCAAGCGCCTCCATGATCTTCTCATTATCATCGATAGGGATAGTAGAAAATGAATTGGAGAGCACATCGAAATGATGTCCGAACTCCTTCTCAGAAATGTCGTACAGGTCCCAAGGATTCCTGTCCTCTGAATTGATGATGCCGAAGGCATTCTTTGCTGCGCCCCCGCAGACTATCACAGCGACATCATCTTCCATATCATACCGTATGCAGTAGCTTGGATGTAAAACCCACTGTCTGAGAGCAGGATATACTGCAATGATAAGCACTTTGAAAAAACGTTACAAATCTTTTTAACATCCCAAAAAAATGGTCATTTTAAGCAATGGTGAACGCATGAAGTCCAAAGTCTATTTCAGCAAGGAGATCTCCCCCGAGATGGTGATCGATATGTACGAGGCACTCGGCATAGACCTCGAGGGGAAAGTCGCTGTGAAGATCCATTCAGGCGAGGAAGGGAACACGAACTTCCTGAGACCGGAATTCTGGAAACCGATGGTCGACAGGATGAACGGTACCATCGTCGAATGCAACACGGCATACGGCGACAGGTTCGGAGGCGTACGCGATCACACGGAATCCCATCTCAAACTGCTCGCATCCCACGGATGGAGCCAACTGTTCGAAGTGGACCTCATGGATTCAGAGGGGCCCGACAAGGAACTGTTCATCCCCGATGGGAAGCAGATAAAGAAGAACCTTGTGGGAAAGCACATCGACAACTATGATTCTATGCTGGTGCTGGCACATTTCAAAGGACACCCGATGGGAGGGTACGGCGGAGCACTGAAACAGCTCTCGATAGGATGCGCATCCAGTGCCGGAAAGGCATACATCCACTCCTGCGGAAGGTCCACGGACATAATCGGATGTTGGGATGTCCACGGTGACGAGAAGGGATTCCCCGAGGCTATGGCCGATGCCGCATCGTCCGTGGTCAGGCACTTCGG
This sequence is a window from Thermoplasmata archaeon. Protein-coding genes within it:
- a CDS encoding DUF362 domain-containing protein, which translates into the protein MKSKVYFSKEISPEMVIDMYEALGIDLEGKVAVKIHSGEEGNTNFLRPEFWKPMVDRMNGTIVECNTAYGDRFGGVRDHTESHLKLLASHGWSQLFEVDLMDSEGPDKELFIPDGKQIKKNLVGKHIDNYDSMLVLAHFKGHPMGGYGGALKQLSIGCASSAGKAYIHSCGRSTDIIGCWDVHGDEKGFPEAMADAASSVVRHFGKNIAFINVMKNLSVDCDCVVSPEAPCMKDIGILASLDPVAIDQACLDLVKNSDDPGRDHFLERVNSKNGFHTVEAAEELGIGSRDYELIEL